The following are encoded in a window of bacterium genomic DNA:
- the rpsI gene encoding 30S ribosomal protein S9 has translation MSTTEIPNRYYATGRRKSSSARVYLTPGSGQITINGRTSEDYFPRESLRLVMMQPIEVIEKAGVFDMRVTVKGGGVSGQAGAVRHGIARALEKYDPSLRPALKNAGLLTRDAREKERKKYGQKGARARFQFSKR, from the coding sequence ATGTCGACCACAGAGATTCCCAATCGCTACTACGCCACCGGCCGTCGCAAGAGTTCGTCGGCGCGGGTCTACCTTACCCCCGGTTCCGGCCAGATTACGATCAACGGCCGCACCAGCGAAGACTACTTCCCGCGCGAGAGCCTGCGCCTGGTCATGATGCAGCCGATCGAAGTGATCGAGAAGGCCGGCGTGTTCGACATGCGCGTGACCGTCAAAGGCGGTGGCGTGTCCGGACAGGCCGGTGCGGTTCGCCACGGCATCGCGCGCGCACTCGAAAAGTACGATCCATCGCTGCGACCCGCGCTGAAAAACGCCGGCCTGCTGACCCGCGATGCGCGCGAGAAGGAGCGCAAGAAGTACGGTCAGAAGGGCGCTCGAGCGCGCTTCCAGTTCAGCAAGCGCTAG